Proteins from a genomic interval of Synechococcus sp. A15-28:
- a CDS encoding rhomboid family intramembrane serine protease: MVVRWLIPLLLLGLAWGQEVIDQLLLAGQWNLPMGPGLPLWRVLSAPFSHSGFGHLISNTLVFLPLSWLVLTRGSRDYIAVWIGVLLVDVPIALLWPAAGHGLSGVVYGLLGYLLLIGLFEKRIVPILLGGFTFWLYGSALLALIPGVSPAGVSWIGHAGGFVGGVLAAYAIHRDADHSAQIKGS; encoded by the coding sequence ATGGTTGTCCGCTGGCTGATTCCCTTGCTGTTGCTGGGCCTGGCCTGGGGGCAGGAAGTCATCGATCAACTTCTGCTTGCTGGTCAATGGAATCTGCCGATGGGGCCTGGCCTTCCGTTATGGAGGGTCTTGAGTGCACCATTCAGCCACTCAGGCTTTGGCCATCTGATCTCCAACACGTTGGTGTTTCTGCCCCTGAGCTGGCTCGTGCTGACACGAGGCAGCCGTGACTACATCGCCGTATGGATTGGAGTTCTGTTGGTTGATGTTCCGATAGCTCTGCTGTGGCCAGCAGCGGGACATGGTCTTTCCGGTGTGGTGTATGGATTGCTCGGATATCTCTTGCTGATCGGACTCTTTGAGAAAAGGATCGTGCCGATTCTTCTTGGAGGATTCACGTTCTGGTTGTACGGCTCAGCCCTTTTGGCATTGATCCCAGGAGTATCACCCGCCGGCGTCAGCTGGATCGGCCATGCCGGCGGATTTGTTGGAGGTGTTCTTGCGGCCTACGCCATTCATAGGGATGCCGATCATTCAGCTCAGATCAAGGGAAGCTGA
- a CDS encoding NAD(P)/FAD-dependent oxidoreductase translates to MKDRVDVVVIGSGIGGLCCAALCARAGREVSVLEAHTQPGGAAHGFLRQGYHFESGPSLWSGLARWPSSNPLAQILRALDQPLDVIPYRSWDVVLPEGDLRIPVGSAGFEDVVRDLRGAAAVEEWRRFGEVLRPIAAAANALPLLALRPGLDAMPQLLERGPRLLKHLPAMRHLSGAFGPLVDRHLKNDFLRHWVDLLCFLISGMPMGDTNAAAMATLFGEWFEPEACLDYPVGGSAAVVNALVQGLQRHGGELRTAARVERILMDGSTAVGVQLSNGEMIHADQVVCNADIWNTLNLLPQDVAAAWQRDRAETPACNGFLHLHLGFDASGLDDLPIHTVWVDDWQRGIAAERNAVVLSVPSVLDPAMAPAGQHVLHGYTPASEPWSLWADLPRGSEAYQALKMERCSVFWRVLERRIPDIRDRCHVVMEGTPRTHGHFLNVHRGSYGPALSAAEGLFPGVTTPLDGLWLCGASTFPGIGIPPVAASGALAAHGIVGRQAQRQLLQELGL, encoded by the coding sequence GTGAAGGACAGGGTCGATGTGGTGGTGATCGGCAGTGGCATCGGCGGTCTCTGCTGCGCTGCCCTTTGCGCCCGAGCTGGACGAGAGGTGTCGGTTCTGGAAGCCCACACGCAGCCCGGTGGAGCGGCCCATGGATTTCTGCGTCAGGGCTATCACTTCGAATCAGGCCCATCGTTGTGGAGTGGGTTGGCGCGTTGGCCGAGCAGCAACCCTCTGGCTCAGATCCTGCGGGCTCTGGATCAGCCCCTCGACGTGATCCCCTACCGAAGTTGGGATGTGGTGTTGCCGGAAGGTGATCTGAGGATTCCAGTGGGTTCGGCCGGCTTTGAAGATGTCGTTCGTGACCTGCGCGGTGCCGCTGCCGTTGAGGAATGGCGACGCTTTGGCGAGGTGTTGCGTCCGATCGCTGCCGCCGCCAATGCTTTGCCTCTACTGGCGCTGCGCCCGGGGCTGGATGCGATGCCGCAGTTGCTCGAACGTGGACCGCGGTTGCTGAAACACCTCCCGGCGATGCGGCATCTCTCCGGCGCTTTCGGCCCACTGGTTGATCGTCATCTCAAGAATGATTTCCTGCGTCATTGGGTGGATCTGCTCTGTTTCCTGATCAGCGGCATGCCGATGGGGGACACCAATGCAGCGGCGATGGCGACGTTGTTCGGGGAATGGTTCGAGCCGGAAGCATGCCTCGACTATCCGGTGGGGGGCAGCGCCGCGGTTGTGAATGCCCTGGTGCAGGGCCTGCAGCGTCATGGCGGTGAGCTGCGAACGGCAGCCAGGGTCGAGCGAATCCTGATGGATGGCTCCACGGCAGTTGGCGTTCAGCTCAGCAATGGCGAAATGATTCACGCCGATCAGGTCGTCTGCAATGCCGACATCTGGAACACCCTGAATCTTCTGCCCCAGGACGTCGCCGCCGCTTGGCAACGGGATCGGGCTGAGACGCCAGCCTGCAACGGCTTCCTGCATCTGCATCTCGGTTTTGATGCCAGTGGCTTGGACGACCTGCCGATCCACACAGTCTGGGTGGACGACTGGCAGCGGGGGATTGCAGCGGAACGCAATGCCGTGGTGTTGTCGGTTCCATCGGTGTTGGACCCCGCGATGGCTCCGGCGGGTCAGCATGTGCTGCATGGCTACACGCCCGCCAGTGAACCCTGGTCGCTGTGGGCGGATCTACCACGGGGAAGCGAGGCCTACCAGGCGTTGAAAATGGAGCGCTGCTCTGTGTTCTGGCGTGTGCTCGAACGACGCATCCCGGATATCCGTGACCGGTGCCACGTGGTGATGGAGGGGACGCCGCGGACCCATGGTCATTTCCTCAATGTGCATCGCGGCAGCTACGGCCCTGCCCTTTCGGCGGCTGAGGGGCTCTTCCCCGGGGTGACCACGCCTCTTGATGGGCTCTGGCTTTGTGGTGCCAGCACCTTCCCGGGGATTGGTATTCCGCCGGTGGCCGCCAGTGGTGCCCTGGCGGCCCATGGGATTGTTGGTCGTCAGGCCCAGCGCCAGCTGTTGCAAGAGCTGGGCCTGTGA
- a CDS encoding esterase-like activity of phytase family protein, with protein MLDTPEEVGEALRSPLMNGIISEVHQTTLFNLAEQGINTLFDKPEGLALKPDGTLVVGFDNDFQRVDGRPDNMLAVVTDRFGDLKASSAEFVLNYPGTNRPELPSSLEDPNQPDVQIIAGGLSGLTYDTGLKRYFTISDVGPQVIDIPEGQGFAFEGEKIFSDPDFKLQVTELKYKIKSGKASVKDTTTLRVPDGEGGFRDATGIAQMYTINEETGEISGLDSSNAAFTTDGNGGYVPVAPDAFGLDPESIQRISIDGLNDGNPIFAVSDEYRPQVALFDAESGELIHRIVPEGSDYSAISYEPGRGDVAEFTKATLPEVYLERRGSRGFEALAYNSDDGLLYAFIQTPMSVGGDSSSSTVRRILAMDPVTGEPQHEYMFSQIGPSNQDKIGDAVYDPERGAFLVIDRDNGDTVAANKSILRMDLSEATDTLGYDWEALLGDGVYAPELLESPAAVAEAFAEGDVVEVDQVELLNLPSLPGVDPRFDKPEGLALKPDGTLVVGFDNDFARVDGRPDNLLTAINL; from the coding sequence ATGCTTGATACTCCGGAAGAGGTGGGTGAAGCCCTGCGCTCACCCCTGATGAACGGCATCATCTCCGAGGTGCACCAGACCACCCTGTTCAACCTGGCGGAGCAGGGCATCAACACCCTGTTCGACAAGCCCGAAGGATTGGCTCTCAAGCCAGATGGAACTTTAGTTGTCGGCTTCGACAACGACTTCCAACGGGTCGATGGCCGCCCCGACAACATGCTGGCGGTGGTGACCGACCGCTTCGGCGACCTGAAAGCGAGCTCCGCCGAATTCGTCCTCAACTACCCCGGCACCAACAGGCCAGAACTTCCCTCATCTTTAGAGGATCCCAATCAGCCGGATGTACAGATCATCGCCGGCGGCCTCTCCGGGCTCACCTACGACACCGGCCTGAAGCGTTATTTCACCATCTCCGATGTGGGCCCCCAGGTTATTGATATCCCAGAGGGCCAAGGCTTTGCCTTCGAGGGAGAGAAGATCTTCAGCGACCCTGATTTCAAGCTTCAGGTCACCGAACTGAAGTACAAGATCAAGTCCGGTAAGGCCTCAGTCAAAGACACCACCACCCTGCGGGTTCCTGACGGCGAAGGCGGCTTCCGTGATGCCACCGGCATCGCTCAGATGTACACCATCAACGAAGAGACCGGTGAGATCAGCGGCCTCGATTCCAGCAACGCCGCCTTCACCACCGATGGCAACGGCGGATACGTCCCTGTGGCACCGGATGCGTTTGGCCTGGATCCCGAATCGATCCAGCGCATCAGCATTGATGGGCTGAACGACGGCAACCCAATTTTCGCCGTCTCCGATGAATACCGTCCCCAGGTCGCTCTGTTCGACGCCGAGAGTGGTGAACTGATCCATCGGATCGTGCCGGAAGGCAGCGATTACAGCGCGATCAGCTACGAGCCCGGCCGGGGCGATGTAGCCGAGTTCACCAAAGCCACTCTGCCGGAGGTGTACCTGGAGCGTCGCGGCAGCCGCGGCTTTGAAGCCCTGGCCTACAACAGCGACGACGGCCTGCTTTATGCGTTCATCCAGACCCCGATGAGCGTCGGCGGTGATAGCAGCAGCTCCACAGTGCGGCGGATCCTGGCCATGGATCCGGTCACCGGAGAGCCCCAGCACGAATACATGTTCAGCCAGATCGGCCCCAGCAACCAGGACAAGATCGGCGATGCCGTCTACGACCCGGAGCGCGGCGCCTTCCTGGTGATCGATCGCGACAACGGCGACACCGTGGCGGCCAACAAGTCCATCCTGCGCATGGACCTGAGCGAGGCGACGGACACCCTGGGCTATGACTGGGAAGCTCTTCTGGGGGATGGGGTCTACGCCCCTGAACTGCTGGAGAGCCCTGCTGCCGTTGCTGAGGCCTTTGCCGAAGGCGACGTTGTGGAAGTGGATCAGGTGGAGCTGCTCAATCTGCCTTCCCTGCCCGGTGTCGACCCCCGCTTCGACAAGCCCGAAGGTCTGGCCCTCAAGCCTGACGGCACCCTGGTGGTCGGTTTCGACAACGACTTCGCAAGGGTGGACGGCCGCCCCGACAACCTGCTGACAGCGATCAACCTCTGA
- a CDS encoding esterase-like activity of phytase family protein has protein sequence MSFSPVPGSRVAESNYLDISTESFSFKLSYPGTGKSKVPNRFSDPNYPDDQLIAGGLSGLWYDAGLDRYFTVSDVGPQAQDIPEDEGFAFEGEKVFNDPDFRLQVSELRQGKKGKVKVTGAVTLNVPDEQGGFRPATGIGQMYRIDEATGEVSGLDSAAFTPDGNGGYDPVPADAFGMDPEAVLRLSIDGLNNGNAVFAISDEYRPQVSVHDAETGNLIHRIVPKGSRYKGYGYEEGRGEVKEFTKKTLPGVYLERRGSRGFEALAYNSNNGLLYAFIQTPMDVNGERKGSTVRRIIAMDPITGEAKHEYIYRQSGPTNQDKIGDAVYDADRNVFYVIDRDNVADETANKAVIEMDLTRATDVLGFN, from the coding sequence ATGTCCTTCAGTCCGGTTCCCGGTAGCCGCGTAGCGGAATCCAACTACCTCGACATCAGTACCGAGAGTTTTTCCTTCAAGCTCAGCTACCCCGGCACCGGCAAGAGCAAGGTTCCCAACCGTTTCAGTGATCCCAACTACCCCGACGATCAGCTGATCGCCGGCGGCCTGTCTGGTCTCTGGTACGACGCCGGACTCGACCGGTACTTCACCGTTTCGGATGTAGGCCCTCAGGCCCAGGACATCCCCGAAGACGAGGGCTTCGCCTTTGAAGGCGAAAAGGTGTTCAACGACCCTGATTTCAGACTGCAGGTCTCTGAACTTCGCCAGGGCAAGAAAGGCAAAGTCAAGGTCACCGGTGCTGTGACCCTCAATGTTCCCGATGAGCAGGGTGGCTTCCGTCCAGCCACCGGCATCGGCCAGATGTACCGGATTGATGAAGCCACCGGTGAGGTCTCAGGCCTGGATTCAGCCGCGTTCACCCCAGACGGCAATGGTGGTTACGACCCCGTGCCCGCGGACGCCTTTGGCATGGATCCCGAGGCAGTGCTGCGCCTGAGCATCGATGGACTCAACAACGGCAACGCCGTATTCGCCATCTCTGATGAATACCGCCCTCAGGTGTCCGTCCATGACGCCGAAACGGGAAATCTGATCCATCGGATTGTGCCCAAGGGCAGCCGTTACAAGGGCTACGGCTACGAGGAAGGTCGTGGCGAGGTGAAGGAATTCACCAAGAAAACTCTGCCCGGGGTTTACCTGGAGCGCCGTGGCAGCCGCGGTTTCGAAGCCCTGGCCTACAACAGCAACAACGGCCTGCTGTATGCCTTCATCCAAACACCGATGGATGTGAATGGCGAGCGCAAAGGGTCTACTGTGCGACGCATCATCGCCATGGATCCGATCACCGGGGAGGCGAAACACGAATACATCTATCGCCAATCCGGCCCTACAAATCAAGACAAGATCGGCGATGCGGTCTATGACGCCGACCGCAACGTTTTCTATGTGATCGATCGCGACAACGTTGCGGATGAAACCGCCAACAAGGCGGTGATCGAGATGGACCTGACCCGGGCCACTGACGTACTCGGCTTCAACTAG
- a CDS encoding WbuC family cupin fold metalloprotein, which translates to MDQSLFDEVSRVARQHPRLRKNHNLHQESDLVQRFLNVLQPGTYVRPHRHIRDQPGTGFECFLVLQGAIGLLVMDDNGTILQQERLEATGPLRGIELAENQFHTLVALAPNSVMFELKQGPYQPTEDKDFLRGFPSEGCDEARLQEQRWRDRFG; encoded by the coding sequence GTGGATCAATCCCTCTTCGATGAAGTATCGAGGGTGGCTCGGCAGCATCCACGACTGCGCAAGAACCACAACCTTCACCAGGAAAGCGATCTGGTGCAGCGATTTCTGAACGTGCTCCAACCGGGCACCTATGTGCGGCCCCACCGGCATATTCGCGATCAACCCGGAACCGGGTTCGAATGCTTTCTGGTGCTGCAGGGTGCCATCGGCCTGTTGGTCATGGACGACAACGGCACGATCCTTCAACAGGAGCGACTCGAGGCGACAGGGCCTCTGAGGGGCATCGAACTTGCTGAAAACCAGTTCCACACCCTGGTGGCCCTGGCGCCCAATTCAGTGATGTTTGAACTGAAGCAGGGGCCCTACCAACCCACGGAGGACAAGGACTTCCTCAGGGGCTTCCCCTCCGAGGGATGCGACGAAGCCCGCCTTCAGGAACAGCGCTGGCGTGATCGCTTCGGTTAG
- a CDS encoding DUF6737 family protein produces the protein MSSKPSADQPPFWSLKPWWCQPWSIISTGSAVIGLSWWWPGRFWISLPLAVAVAAWWLLFLVIVPAAHRSGDLQP, from the coding sequence GTGAGCTCGAAACCCTCCGCTGACCAGCCTCCGTTCTGGTCTCTCAAGCCCTGGTGGTGCCAGCCCTGGTCGATCATCAGCACAGGCTCTGCAGTGATCGGCTTGTCCTGGTGGTGGCCAGGACGGTTTTGGATCAGCCTCCCCCTCGCTGTTGCCGTGGCGGCCTGGTGGCTGCTGTTTCTGGTAATCGTGCCTGCCGCCCACCGCTCCGGAGACCTCCAGCCGTGA
- a CDS encoding DUF296 domain-containing protein: protein MRPLPLKLAPGSDLRTSLEDLGRTQGLQGFVLGVVGNLSRAAFQCPGQPEATVLVGDLEVITLNGTIGPEGVHLHLSLSDGACQVWGGHLEPGTLVQKGVDVLIGVLDQVPIQAESPTAAPIPRLEIAVLPGCPWCSRALRLLRTLALPHTVITVNNDEDFAACQSRSGMRTFPQVFIDGTAIGGYDDLTALHAAGELETLR from the coding sequence ATGCGCCCCCTGCCGCTGAAGCTTGCTCCAGGCAGCGATCTGCGCACCAGCCTGGAAGATCTCGGCAGAACGCAAGGTCTCCAGGGATTTGTTTTGGGAGTGGTCGGCAACCTCAGCCGTGCGGCCTTTCAGTGTCCTGGGCAGCCAGAGGCCACCGTCCTGGTGGGCGACCTCGAGGTGATCACTCTGAATGGCACGATCGGGCCTGAAGGCGTTCACCTCCATCTCAGTCTTTCCGATGGGGCTTGCCAGGTGTGGGGCGGCCATCTCGAACCCGGAACACTTGTGCAGAAAGGCGTAGACGTGCTGATCGGGGTGCTGGATCAAGTCCCGATCCAGGCTGAATCCCCCACAGCAGCACCCATCCCAAGGCTTGAAATCGCTGTACTGCCGGGATGCCCATGGTGCAGCCGCGCACTCCGCTTACTGCGCACCCTGGCATTGCCCCACACGGTGATCACCGTCAACAACGACGAGGACTTCGCGGCTTGCCAGAGCCGCAGCGGCATGCGCACCTTCCCTCAGGTGTTCATCGACGGAACCGCGATCGGCGGCTACGACGACCTCACAGCCCTGCATGCCGCCGGTGAGCTCGAAACCCTCCGCTGA
- a CDS encoding CopG family transcriptional regulator: MPILQDLVQELQQRLEGQAPAPSSAAVADASSSERINVTLPRGVMDELKRHALEEGRSCGNLAAYLVEEALRRHRPLH; encoded by the coding sequence GTGCCAATACTTCAGGATCTGGTTCAGGAGTTGCAACAACGTCTTGAAGGACAGGCTCCGGCGCCCAGCAGTGCTGCCGTGGCTGATGCATCCAGCTCAGAGCGCATCAACGTCACCTTGCCTCGCGGTGTCATGGATGAACTGAAGCGCCATGCCCTGGAGGAAGGCCGCAGTTGCGGCAATCTGGCCGCTTATCTGGTGGAGGAGGCTTTGCGCCGCCACCGCCCGCTGCACTAA
- a CDS encoding transporter substrate-binding domain-containing protein yields the protein MKHSTVARRRGAAVAVGLLLGLQQAVPPLMARTLKVGVSGNAPFVIQKDGGSSGISLDIWRRIAEDNNLSYRLIKQATPRQGILALNKGEIDLLVGPISITAERLNGQRAAVLEGTSGEELAEEQNMRIAPSQTLGDAIETVLTNRADAVIFDRPAIRYHLKNNPELAVQLAPFTLAEQTYGFAFRTGDPLRTPLNISILKLQRSGAMEDVSKRLLD from the coding sequence GTGAAACACTCAACCGTCGCCAGGAGAAGGGGAGCAGCTGTTGCCGTCGGTCTGCTGCTGGGTCTGCAACAGGCTGTTCCACCGTTGATGGCGCGCACGCTCAAGGTGGGCGTCAGCGGCAATGCCCCCTTTGTGATCCAGAAGGACGGGGGCAGCAGCGGCATCAGCCTGGATATCTGGAGAAGGATCGCTGAAGATAACAACCTCTCCTATCGACTGATCAAGCAAGCAACCCCGCGGCAGGGAATTCTTGCTCTGAACAAAGGGGAAATTGATCTTCTTGTGGGACCCATCAGCATCACGGCAGAACGGCTCAATGGGCAAAGAGCCGCTGTTCTGGAGGGAACGAGCGGAGAAGAGCTGGCTGAGGAGCAGAACATGCGAATTGCTCCCTCACAGACACTCGGGGATGCCATCGAGACGGTGCTGACGAACAGAGCGGATGCGGTGATCTTCGATCGGCCGGCAATCCGCTATCACCTCAAGAACAACCCGGAACTGGCAGTGCAACTGGCTCCGTTCACCCTGGCCGAACAGACCTATGGCTTCGCCTTCAGAACGGGCGATCCATTGAGGACACCGCTGAACATCTCCATCCTCAAGCTGCAGCGCAGTGGAGCGATGGAAGACGTCTCCAAACGACTGCTCGATTAG
- the pdeM gene encoding ligase-associated DNA damage response endonuclease PdeM, producing the protein MKWQEWVWRSESLRFLGERALWREQGRQLMVADLHLGKAEVFQAHGIPLPTDGDRGTLNPLLQLCHAWSPEQLIVLGDLIHAREGLTPELRETLRSLPDLCGCEVLLIGGNHDRHCWIEGLPQLPSQGVGQLWLSHAPETQPAADLLNVCGHLHPMIRLRGRADRLRLPCFAFDPEAPRLVIPAFGQLTGGHDCGDRYQQWLVADGAILPWFEPPLQNQGRRSA; encoded by the coding sequence ATGAAGTGGCAGGAGTGGGTCTGGCGCAGCGAGTCCCTGCGGTTTCTGGGTGAACGTGCTCTCTGGAGGGAGCAAGGGCGTCAGTTGATGGTGGCGGATCTGCACCTCGGCAAGGCCGAGGTCTTCCAGGCCCATGGCATTCCCTTGCCGACTGATGGCGACCGGGGAACATTGAATCCGCTGCTTCAGCTCTGCCATGCCTGGTCTCCTGAACAGCTCATCGTTCTCGGCGATCTGATTCATGCCCGTGAAGGGCTGACGCCAGAGCTGCGAGAGACCCTGCGTTCGCTGCCGGATCTCTGTGGTTGTGAGGTGCTGCTGATCGGCGGCAACCACGACCGCCACTGCTGGATCGAAGGCCTGCCGCAGCTTCCCTCCCAGGGCGTTGGCCAACTTTGGTTAAGCCATGCTCCAGAAACGCAGCCCGCTGCTGATCTGCTCAACGTCTGCGGTCATCTGCATCCGATGATCCGCCTGCGCGGCCGGGCGGATCGCCTGCGTCTCCCCTGCTTTGCCTTTGATCCCGAGGCTCCCCGATTGGTCATTCCAGCCTTCGGGCAGTTGACGGGAGGCCATGACTGCGGCGACCGTTACCAGCAATGGCTAGTGGCCGACGGAGCCATCCTTCCTTGGTTCGAACCACCCCTCCAAAACCAGGGTCGACGGTCCGCATGA
- a CDS encoding CBS domain-containing protein — protein sequence MVLQLTVADVMTQPVLSVTPDTPLQQAVQLISDHHISGLPVVDDTGALIGELSEQDLMVRESGVDAGPYVMLLDSVIYLRNPLNWDKQVHQVLGTTVKELMRKDAHTCSLDLGLPRAASLLHDRGTQRLFVLDSDAKPVGVITRGDVVRALASHQGG from the coding sequence ATGGTCCTGCAGCTGACGGTGGCTGATGTGATGACCCAGCCAGTGTTGAGCGTCACCCCGGACACTCCTCTGCAGCAGGCCGTTCAACTGATCAGTGATCACCACATCAGCGGACTGCCGGTGGTTGATGACACAGGTGCCCTGATCGGAGAGCTGAGCGAGCAGGACCTGATGGTGCGTGAGAGCGGTGTTGATGCCGGCCCGTACGTGATGCTGCTGGACAGCGTGATTTACCTGCGCAATCCCCTCAACTGGGACAAGCAGGTGCACCAGGTGCTGGGCACCACGGTGAAAGAGCTGATGCGGAAGGACGCCCACACCTGCAGTCTTGACCTTGGTTTGCCCAGGGCGGCCTCCCTGCTGCACGACCGGGGCACCCAACGGTTGTTTGTCCTCGACAGTGATGCGAAGCCCGTGGGTGTGATCACCCGGGGAGACGTGGTGCGTGCCCTCGCCTCCCACCAGGGGGGCTGA
- a CDS encoding CDP-alcohol phosphatidyltransferase family protein → MSLPLRSLANGLTIARAVAGLPLILALQVGWLPLAWWLLLMAGLSDAADGWLARRAGGGSSWGARLDPLTDKVLIAAPLLWLASTETLPLWAVWLLLARELLISGWRAQAGDGGPASLTGKAKTVLQFLALLLLLWPPAWSGHQQLVVVGWWLFWPSLLLALRSAVGYIKPRSRPHQR, encoded by the coding sequence TTGTCGTTGCCCCTGCGCTCTCTGGCCAATGGCCTCACCATCGCTCGCGCCGTTGCCGGCTTGCCCTTGATCCTGGCGCTGCAGGTTGGCTGGCTTCCCTTGGCTTGGTGGCTGCTGCTGATGGCTGGCCTCAGCGATGCCGCTGATGGCTGGCTGGCCCGTCGCGCTGGCGGCGGCAGCAGCTGGGGGGCAAGGCTGGATCCACTCACAGACAAGGTGCTGATCGCAGCTCCCCTGCTCTGGCTGGCTTCCACGGAAACCCTGCCTCTCTGGGCTGTCTGGCTGTTGCTGGCCCGGGAACTGCTGATTTCGGGTTGGCGTGCCCAGGCGGGGGATGGCGGGCCGGCATCGTTGACCGGGAAGGCCAAGACCGTCCTGCAGTTCCTGGCGCTGCTGTTGTTGCTCTGGCCCCCCGCCTGGAGCGGACACCAGCAGCTTGTGGTTGTCGGGTGGTGGTTGTTCTGGCCGTCGTTGCTGTTGGCCCTCAGGTCAGCCGTTGGCTACATCAAGCCCCGATCAAGGCCGCATCAGCGCTGA
- a CDS encoding NAD-dependent epimerase/dehydratase family protein gives MKILVMGGTRFVGKPLVARLQAQGHALTLFTRGRNAVPEGVEHLCGDRSSSEGLSPLEGRRFDVIVDSSGRKLEDSRRVVEITGVPSHRFVYVSSAGVYAGSALWPLDETAATDPNSRHAGKADTEAWLRSEGIPFTSFRPTYIYGPGNYNPVERWFFDRITHDRPVPLPGDGSTITQLGHVDDLAEAMARCIDVEAAANRIYNCSGKQGITFRGLIRAAAVACGKEPDAVELRPFDPSGLDPKARKAFPLRLNHFLTDITRVQRELAWEPRFDLAKGLADSFQNDYAIAPSAQPDFSADAALIGA, from the coding sequence GTGAAGATCCTGGTGATGGGGGGGACCCGTTTCGTCGGCAAGCCCTTGGTGGCCAGGCTTCAGGCTCAGGGCCATGCCCTCACCCTGTTCACGCGGGGCCGCAACGCTGTCCCTGAGGGCGTTGAACATCTCTGTGGAGACCGCAGCAGCAGCGAAGGTCTGAGCCCCCTGGAAGGACGCCGCTTCGATGTGATTGTCGACAGCTCCGGGCGCAAGCTTGAGGACAGCAGGCGTGTGGTGGAGATCACAGGTGTCCCCAGCCACCGGTTCGTTTACGTGAGTTCCGCCGGCGTCTACGCCGGCTCTGCACTGTGGCCCCTGGATGAAACCGCTGCCACCGATCCAAACAGCCGCCACGCCGGCAAGGCGGACACCGAGGCCTGGTTGCGCTCCGAAGGCATCCCCTTCACCAGCTTCCGCCCCACTTACATCTACGGGCCTGGGAACTACAACCCCGTCGAACGCTGGTTCTTTGATCGGATCACCCACGACCGCCCGGTGCCGCTGCCGGGGGACGGCAGCACGATCACCCAGCTCGGCCATGTGGACGATCTGGCCGAAGCCATGGCGCGCTGCATCGATGTTGAAGCCGCTGCCAACCGCATCTACAACTGCTCCGGCAAGCAGGGCATCACCTTCCGAGGCTTGATCCGGGCAGCAGCGGTTGCCTGCGGCAAAGAGCCGGACGCCGTGGAGTTGCGCCCCTTCGATCCATCCGGACTCGATCCAAAAGCCCGCAAGGCCTTCCCCCTGCGACTAAATCACTTCCTCACCGACATCACACGGGTGCAGCGTGAACTGGCCTGGGAACCCCGGTTTGATCTCGCCAAGGGGCTGGCGGACAGCTTCCAGAATGACTACGCCATCGCCCCGTCGGCGCAGCCGGATTTCAGCGCTGATGCGGCCTTGATCGGGGCTTGA
- the hisA gene encoding 1-(5-phosphoribosyl)-5-[(5-phosphoribosylamino)methylideneamino]imidazole-4-carboxamide isomerase: MEILPAIDLLDGTCVRLHQGDYDQVTRFSNDPVAQALSWQQQGATRLHLVDLDGAKRGEPVNDAAVQAITAALDIPVQLGGGVRSLERAEQLLACGLDRVILGTVAIEQPELVQDLAARHPGRIVVGIDAKDGRVATRGWIEQSDVLATDLAKTFSSAGIAAIITTDIATDGTLAGPNLEALREMAASSSVPVIASGGIGCMADLLALLPLESLGVCGVIVGRALYDGRIDLAEAVRALAEPRLQDVTAVAADLA, from the coding sequence ATGGAGATCCTCCCCGCTATTGATCTGCTGGATGGGACCTGCGTTCGCCTGCACCAGGGGGATTACGACCAGGTCACCCGTTTCAGCAATGATCCTGTGGCCCAGGCCCTCAGCTGGCAGCAACAGGGGGCAACCCGTCTGCATCTGGTGGATCTTGATGGTGCCAAGCGGGGAGAGCCGGTGAATGACGCGGCCGTCCAGGCGATCACGGCGGCTCTTGATATCCCGGTGCAGCTCGGTGGAGGCGTTCGTTCGCTGGAACGGGCCGAGCAGTTGCTTGCCTGTGGTCTTGATCGTGTGATCCTCGGCACCGTGGCGATTGAGCAGCCAGAACTGGTCCAGGATCTGGCTGCTCGACATCCAGGCCGCATCGTGGTGGGCATCGATGCCAAGGACGGGCGGGTCGCCACCCGGGGCTGGATCGAGCAAAGCGATGTGCTGGCGACGGATCTGGCCAAAACGTTCAGCAGCGCTGGAATTGCCGCGATCATCACCACGGATATCGCGACTGATGGCACCCTGGCTGGGCCGAATCTTGAGGCTCTCAGGGAGATGGCGGCAAGCAGCAGTGTTCCGGTGATCGCCTCCGGTGGCATCGGTTGCATGGCGGATCTGCTGGCACTGCTTCCCCTGGAGTCACTCGGCGTTTGTGGTGTGATCGTCGGTCGCGCTCTTTACGACGGTCGCATTGACCTCGCGGAAGCAGTTCGGGCCCTGGCGGAGCCACGGTTGCAGGACGTCACAGCTGTTGCAGCAGACCTGGCTTGA